From Draconibacterium halophilum, one genomic window encodes:
- a CDS encoding DedA family protein, which translates to MNGKIAIPKKFYFILFASVIAICLFSFTIGRELYADKTESIFSFGVIHFSGYLFFLLMPVELAFIYYLPYYSGFDLIATALVTAITAQCIDYIIGQLLRPKRIIELMGQKRIIKAERKIQRYGLLTIFIFNLFPLSSPVIALAAGMLRYNFRRFLVASMLGLFLKYMLIFLCFS; encoded by the coding sequence ATGAACGGCAAAATAGCAATACCCAAAAAGTTCTATTTTATCTTGTTTGCTTCGGTTATTGCTATTTGCCTTTTCTCGTTTACCATCGGCCGCGAACTTTATGCCGATAAAACCGAAAGCATCTTTTCATTTGGAGTCATTCATTTTTCGGGCTACTTATTCTTTTTATTAATGCCGGTTGAGTTGGCATTTATCTATTATTTGCCTTATTACTCCGGATTTGATTTAATTGCAACGGCTTTGGTAACCGCAATTACAGCACAGTGTATTGATTATATTATTGGTCAGCTTCTGCGGCCCAAAAGAATTATTGAATTAATGGGACAAAAGAGGATCATAAAGGCCGAGCGTAAAATTCAGAGATACGGTTTGCTCACCATTTTTATATTTAACCTATTTCCGCTTTCGTCGCCGGTAATTGCATTGGCTGCCGGTATGTTACGCTATAATTTTCGACGATTTCTTGTGGCAAGCATGTTGGGGCTTTTTCTAAAATACATGTTAATCTTTTTGTGTTTTTCATAA
- the fabD gene encoding ACP S-malonyltransferase, with amino-acid sequence MKAFVFPGQGAQFPGMGKDLYENSAEAKALFEKANDILGFNITAIMFEGEVEDLKQTKVTQPAIFLHSVLLAKTLKDFAPDMVAGHSLGEFSALVANGTLNFEDGLKLVAQRAMAMQKACEVEPSTMAAIVGLEDAVVEAVCAEIDDVVVPANYNCPGQLVISGSEAGIDKACELLTEKGAKRALKLVVGGAFHSPFMEPAREELAAAIEATTFNQPTCPVYQNVDAKPVTDPAEIKENLIAQLTAPVKWTQIVENMIADGATSFTEVGPGKVLQGLVKKVDRKMETAGVNSFEG; translated from the coding sequence ATGAAAGCATTTGTATTTCCCGGTCAGGGAGCTCAATTCCCGGGAATGGGAAAGGATTTATATGAAAATTCTGCTGAAGCAAAGGCATTATTCGAAAAAGCAAATGATATTTTAGGTTTCAATATTACTGCTATTATGTTTGAAGGTGAAGTTGAAGACCTGAAACAGACAAAAGTAACCCAACCAGCTATATTTTTGCACTCGGTATTGTTGGCAAAAACCTTAAAGGATTTTGCTCCTGATATGGTTGCCGGTCACTCGCTGGGAGAATTCTCGGCACTGGTTGCCAACGGAACACTGAACTTTGAAGACGGGTTGAAGCTGGTTGCTCAGCGTGCAATGGCTATGCAAAAAGCCTGCGAGGTTGAGCCATCTACAATGGCAGCAATTGTTGGTTTAGAAGATGCAGTTGTTGAAGCGGTTTGTGCCGAAATCGATGATGTTGTTGTTCCTGCAAACTACAATTGCCCGGGGCAATTGGTAATTTCCGGTTCTGAAGCCGGGATTGACAAGGCTTGTGAGTTGTTAACAGAAAAAGGGGCAAAACGTGCACTGAAACTGGTTGTTGGTGGAGCTTTCCACTCGCCGTTTATGGAGCCTGCCCGCGAAGAGCTGGCTGCTGCCATTGAAGCCACAACATTTAATCAGCCAACTTGCCCGGTTTACCAAAATGTTGATGCAAAACCGGTAACTGATCCTGCTGAGATCAAGGAAAACCTGATTGCGCAGCTAACTGCTCCTGTTAAATGGACGCAGATCGTAGAAAATATGATTGCCGACGGTGCTACTTCCTTCACCGAAGTTGGTCCGGGGAAAGTACTACAGGGACTGGTTAAAAAAGTTGACCGTAAAATGGAAACGGCTGGTGTGAATAGTTTCGAGGGATAG
- a CDS encoding sigma-54-dependent transcriptional regulator, producing the protein MANQKLKNNYKVYIVEDNVLYARVLKKQLLDDQLQVKVFHNGTDFIHAMNEKPDVVTLDYTLPDMTGKEVLAKIQEKIPDTHVIVISAQDDISTAIELMKNGAYDYIMKAPDTREKLSNIIRNIYRTDQLQTENTNLKEAVAEKYNFKNLIKGNSREIEHVFELMNKATQTNISVSISGETGTGKELVAKGIHYNSKRSAKPFVAVNVSAIPDGLIESELFGHEKGAFTGADFQKIGKFEAANGGTLFLDEIADLNINLQAKLLRVLQERELVRLGGHDVIPLDVRIITATHKNLATLSGDDQFRQDLYYRLLGLPIEIPPLRQRGNDKILLAKFFVDEFCLENDMEQKTLTSEAKQMLSNYHYPGNIRELKAIMELACVMCSRDMIKPSHLNMNVDESVQNLLSQEKTLEEYNNEIVKFFLNKYNQNVRLVASKLGIGKSTIYRMLQKHMD; encoded by the coding sequence ATGGCCAACCAAAAACTCAAAAACAACTACAAAGTATACATCGTTGAAGACAATGTACTTTATGCGCGTGTATTAAAGAAACAGCTTTTAGATGATCAGTTGCAGGTAAAAGTGTTTCACAACGGAACAGATTTTATTCATGCAATGAACGAAAAGCCCGATGTGGTAACACTCGACTACACCCTTCCCGATATGACAGGGAAAGAGGTATTAGCCAAAATTCAGGAGAAGATACCGGATACGCATGTGATCGTAATCTCAGCACAAGACGATATTTCTACAGCAATTGAGCTGATGAAAAATGGTGCTTACGATTACATTATGAAGGCTCCCGATACAAGGGAAAAGCTGAGCAACATAATTAGAAATATATACAGAACAGATCAACTTCAAACCGAGAACACCAACTTAAAAGAAGCTGTTGCGGAAAAGTACAACTTCAAAAACCTGATAAAAGGGAACAGTCGCGAGATTGAGCATGTTTTTGAATTAATGAACAAGGCAACACAAACCAATATTTCTGTCTCCATTTCAGGAGAAACAGGAACCGGTAAGGAATTAGTAGCAAAAGGAATTCATTATAATTCGAAACGAAGCGCTAAACCATTTGTCGCGGTAAACGTGTCTGCCATTCCTGATGGACTGATTGAAAGCGAATTGTTTGGGCACGAAAAAGGAGCTTTTACAGGTGCCGATTTTCAAAAGATCGGAAAGTTTGAAGCAGCAAACGGCGGAACACTTTTTCTGGATGAAATTGCCGATCTGAACATCAACCTGCAGGCTAAACTTCTGCGTGTTTTGCAAGAGAGAGAATTGGTACGACTGGGAGGACACGATGTTATCCCACTTGACGTAAGAATTATAACTGCCACGCATAAAAATCTGGCTACCTTATCGGGCGACGATCAATTTAGGCAAGACCTCTACTACCGTTTACTGGGTTTACCTATTGAAATTCCTCCCTTGCGCCAACGTGGCAACGACAAAATTTTATTGGCCAAGTTTTTTGTTGATGAGTTTTGCCTGGAAAATGACATGGAACAAAAAACCCTTACGTCGGAAGCGAAACAAATGTTATCTAACTATCATTATCCGGGAAATATTCGCGAGCTGAAAGCAATTATGGAACTGGCTTGTGTAATGTGCAGCCGCGACATGATAAAACCAAGTCATTTAAACATGAACGTTGACGAAAGCGTACAAAACCTACTTTCGCAGGAAAAAACATTGGAGGAATACAACAACGAGATTGTAAAATTCTTTTTGAATAAATACAATCAAAATGTACGCCTGGTAGCATCGAAATTAGGTATCGGGAAATCGACCATCTACCGGATGCTGCAAAAACATATGGATTAA